From a single Theropithecus gelada isolate Dixy chromosome 8, Tgel_1.0, whole genome shotgun sequence genomic region:
- the CYHR1 gene encoding cysteine and histidine-rich protein 1 isoform X1, translated as MSGAEEAGGGGPTAGPAGAVPAGVGVGVGVGAGPGAAAGQAAAAALGEAAGPGLPDEAGLAGARQLQLQEAAGDPDAPPKKRLRAAEAAEAAAAAAAAGSGKLEERLYSVLCCTVCLDLPKASVYQCTNGHLMCAGCFIHLLADARLKEEQATCPNCRCEISKSLCCRNLAVEKAVSELPSECGFCLRQFPRSLLERHQKEECQDRVTQCKYKRIGCPWHGPFHELTVHEAACAHPTKTGSELMEILDGMDQSHRKEMQLYNSIFSLLSFEKIGYTEVQFRPYRTDDFITRLYYETPRFTVLNQTWVLKARVNDSERNPNLSCKRTLSFQLLLKSKVTAPLECSFLLLKGPYDDVRISPVIYHFVFTNESNETDYVPLPIIDSVECNKLLAAKNINLRLFLFQIQK; from the exons ATGTCCGGCGCCGAGGAGGCCGGCGGGGGCGGCCCGACCGCGGGGCCCGCGGGCGCTGTGCCGGCCGGGGTCGGGGTCGGGGTCGGGGTCGGAGCCGGGCCCGGGGCGGCCGCCGggcaggcggcggcggcggcgctggGCGAGGCGGCGGGGCCTGGGCTCCCGGACGAGGCGGGCTTGGCGGGCGCCCGGCAGCTACAGCTGCAGGAGGCGGCCGGCGACCCCGACGCGCCGCCCAAGAAGCGGCTGCGGGCAGCCGAGGCGgccgaggcggcggcggcggcggcggcggccggcaGCGGGAAACTGGAGGAGCGGCTCTACTCGGTGCTGTGCTGCACCGTGTGCCTGGACCTGCCCAAGGCCTCCGTGTACCAG TGTACTAATGGTCACTTGATGTGCGCTGGCTGTTTTATCCACCTACTAGCAGATGCCCGGCTGAAGGAGGAGCAGGCCACGTGCCCCAATTGTCGTTGTGAGATCAGTAAGAGCCTCTGCTGCCGGAACCTGGCCGTGGAGAAAGCCGTGAGCGAGCTGCCTTCAGAGTGTGGCTTCTGCCTGCGCCAGTTTCCCCGCTCCCTCCTGGAGAGGCACCAGAAAGAGGAATGCCAGGACAG GGTAACCCAGTGCAAGTACAAACGCATCGGCTGCCCATGGCACGGCCCCTTCCATGAGCTGACAGTGCACGAAGCTGCATGTGCCCACCCAACCAAGACAGGCAGCGAGCTGATGGAGATCCTAGATGGGATGGACCAGAGCCACCGCAAGGAGATGCAGCTGTACAACAGCATCTTCAGCCTGCTCAGCTTCGAGAAGATCGGCTACACAG AGGTCCAGTTCCGGCCGTACCGCACAGATGACTTCATCACGCGCCTGTACTACGAGACACCCAGGTTCACAGTGCTGAACCAGACGTGGGTCCTGAAGGCTCGCGTCAATGACTCGGAGCGCAACCCCAACCTGTCGTGCAAGCGTACGCTCTCCTTTCAGCTCCTCCTCAAGAGCAAGGTCACAGCACCACTGGAGTGCTCCTTCCTGCTGCTCAAGGGCCCCTACGATGACGTGAGGATCAGCCCTGTCATCTACCACTTCGTCTTCACCAACGAGAGCAACGAGACGGACTACGTGCCACTGCCCATCATTGACTCCGTGGAGTGCAACAAGCTGCTGGCCGCCAAGAACATCAACCTGCGGCTCTTCCTGTTCCAGATACAGAAGTAG
- the CYHR1 gene encoding cysteine and histidine-rich protein 1 isoform X2 has protein sequence MAPKPGAEWSTALSHLVLGVVSLHAAVSTAQASRGAAAGFLLQVLAATIMLAPGLSTHEDCLAGAWVATVIGLPLLAFDFHWVNGDRSSANLLLGGGMVLAVAGGHLSSEGRSVAGQAMLLVVAVTILIVAVFTANTYGMWGGTMLGVAGLLSRLEEDRLLLLPKEDVCRWALAAGSWAYCRALHTQRLQWE, from the exons ATGGCCCCCAAGCCGGGGGCCGAGTGGAGCACAGCCCTGTCCCATCTGGTGCTGGGAGTGGTGTCTCTGCACGCAGCCGTGAGCACAGCCCAG GCAAGTCGAGGGGCTGCTGCTGGCTTCCTGCTCCAGGTCTTGGCTGCCACCATCATGCTGGCCCCAGGGCTGAGCACACATGAAGACTGTCTTGCTGGAGCCTGGGTGGCCACCGTCATCGGCCTGCCCCTTCTGGCCTTCGATTTCCACTGGGTGAATGGGGACCGCTCCTCTGCCAACCTGCTCCTGGGAGGAGGCATGGTGCTAGCAGTGGCTGGCGGCCACCTCAGCTCTGAGGGCCGCTCTGTGGCTGGTCAGGCAATGCTGTTGGTGGTCGCAGTGACCATCCTCATTGTAGCTGTCTTCACGGCCAACACTTACGGGATGTGGGGGGGGACGATGCTGGGTGTGGCAGGCCTCCTGAGCCGGCTGGAGGAGGACAGGCTGCTGCTGCTACCGAAGGAGGATGTCTGTCGCTGGGCCCTGGCTGCAGGCAGCTGGGCTTACTGCCGGGCCCTGCATACACAGCGCCTGCAGTGGGAATGA
- the KIFC2 gene encoding LOW QUALITY PROTEIN: kinesin-like protein KIFC2 (The sequence of the model RefSeq protein was modified relative to this genomic sequence to represent the inferred CDS: deleted 2 bases in 1 codon) has protein sequence MYAFYSLLIYIFYSLFRRDGGAAAVAEPGDPAQRARKPRGRRRPDLPAPELWTELTGLIGSSEPEDGSESGAEGRAAAVSLEEALLRLAEFLSVQLGAEESCGSPADLGQSGEVPPLLTVTSQLLALLAWLRSPRGRQALLQGTQPAPRVRPPTPDGSTSQEESPSHLGAVPGEPLGDEAQGQQPLQLEDDQREWQRLEQLILGQLEELKQQLEQQEEELGRLRLGVGATDSEKRVQHLTLENEALKQSLSLMRDLLLHWGPGPPTRAPQEEAEALVELQGRLQEAQDTTEALRAQLGVQEVQLQGLQGALQQLQQETEQNCRRELLQMHGQLAGLRARMASLRQGCGDLRGLVSTFTQSCQGSLSEARGQVSWALGALSSGGPGTQLPEGQQGPPAGCPGRLPELKGNIRVLCRLRPGTSSSLVSVEPGPGGTVTTCYRGRHRRFRLDWVFPPDASQEEVFRELEPAVLSCLRGYSVCIFTYGQTGTGKTYSMEGPPEDPGIVPRALQSLFREMGAGRQHRVTLSMVEIYNEAVRDLLAPGPPERLAVRQGPEGQGGIQVAGLTHWDVPNLETLHQMLKLGRSNRATAATAMNQRSSRSHALVTLTLRAATPPRAPGTAGTLHLVDLAGSERARKAGAAGPPRGDPDGARRLREAQTINRSLLALGGVMAALRAHRPHVPFRDSQLTRLLQPALGPGTTAVLLLQVRRGGAGAGRVCACRSPPTRARPPAPLAYRSPRGRRTSGRQSAHSSSPSEWVKWSWGQPGAAGSRAPPGHPPPSVPTLRSPGPPAPLRRPLAALHAPVLTTARARPSRPERACPCSPEWRPCPWGLGPGLCWQRR, from the exons ATGTACGCCTTTTACTCGTTGCTCATCTATATCTTCTACAGTCTCTTTCGCAGGGATGGTGGCGCCGCGGCGGTCGCGGAGCCCGGGGACCCCGCCCAG AGAGCCCGCAAGCCCCGGGGTCGCCGGCGGCCAGACCTGCCCGCGCCAGAGCTGTGGACCGAGCTGACCGGCCTGATCG GCAGCTCCGAGCCTGAAGATGGGTCGGAAAGCGGAGCCGAGGGCCGCGCGGCAGCGGTGTCTCTGGAGGAGGCCCTCCTGCGCCTCGCCGAGTTCCTCTCCGTCCAGCTGGGGGCGGAAGAGAGCTGCGGGAGCCCGGCCGACCTGGGCCAG TCTGGCGAGGTCCCCCCACTGTTGACAGTGACCAGTCAGCTCTTGGCCCTTCTGGCATGGCTTCGGAGCCCCAGGGGGAGGCAGGCCCTGCTCCAGGGGACTCAGCCAGCCCCTCGGGTCCGGCCCCCCACTCCAGATG gaTCCACATCCCAAGAAGAAAGCCCTTCCCACCTCGGCGCAGTCCCAGGCGAGCCACTGGGGGATGAGGCCCAGGGACAGCAGCCCCTCCAGTTGGAGGACGACCAGAGGGAGTGGCAGCGGCTGGAGCAGCTCATCCTGGGACAG CTGGAGGAGCTGAAGCAGCAGCTGGAAcagcaggaggaggagctgggtcGACTGCGCCTTGGCGTG GGGGCGACAGACTCAGAGAAAAGGGTTCAGCATCTCACCCTGGAGAACGAGGCCCTGAAGCAGAGCCTGAGCCTCATGCGGGACCTTCTGCTGCACTGGGGTCCCGGCCCCCCAACCAGGGCTCCGCAG GAGGAGGCGGAGGCATTGGTGGAGCTCCAGGGCCGGCTTCAGGAGGCCCAGGACACCACAGAAGCCCTCCGAGCCCAG CTGGGGGTGCAGGAGGTGCAGCTGCAGGGCCTTCAAGGGGCCCTCCAGCAGCTCCAGCAGGAGACGGAGCAGAACTGCAGGCGCGAGTTACTGCAGATGCATGGGCAGCTGGCAG GACTTCGGGCACGGATGGCCAGCCTGCGTCAGGGCTGCGGCGACCTCCGAGGATTGGTCAGCACCTTTACCCAGAGCTGCCAGGGTTCGCTGAGTGAGGCCCGGGGCCAG GTGTCCTGGGCCTTGGGGGCACTGTCATCTGGAGGGCCTGGCACTCAGCTCCCTGAGGGGCAGCAAGGGCCCCCAGCCGGATGCCCAGGGCGGCTGCCAGAACTCAAGG GAAATATCCGTGTGCTGTGTCGACTGAGGCCAGGGACATCCTCCAGCCTCGTGAGCGTGGAGCCTGGCCCAGGGGGCACCGTCACCACCTGCTACCGGGGGCGCCATCGTCGATTCCGCCTAGACTGGGTCTTCCCTCCAGACGCCAGCCAGGAGGAG GTCTTCAGAGAGCTGGAACCTGCAGTGCTGTCCTGCCTCCGAGGCTATAGCGTCTGCATCTTCACCTATGGCCAGACAGGAACCGGGAAGACCTACAGCATGGAG GGCCCTCCTGAGGACCCTGGCATAGTTCCTAGGGCGCTGCAGTCGCTGTTCCGGGAGATGGGGGCTGGCAGGCAGCACCGGGTGACACTCAGTATGGTGGAGATCTACAATGAGGCTGTCAG GGACCTCCTTGCCCCAGGGCCTCCCGAGCGTCTGGCCGTGAGGCAGGGCCCTGAAGGCCAGGGCGGGATCCAGGTGGCTGGCCTCACCCACTGGGACGTGCCCAACCTGGAGACACTGCACCAG ATGCTGAAACTGGGGAGGAGCAACCGGGCCACCGCCGCCACCGCCATGAACCAGCGCAGCTCCCGCTCGCACGCCCTGGTCACGCTGACGCTGCGCGCGGCGACTCCACCGCGCGCTCCAGGCACCGCAG GCACGCTGCACCTGGTGGACCTGGCAGGATCCGAGCGCGCACGGAAGGCAGGGGCGGCCGGCCCGCCGCGGGGAGACCCAGACGGCGCCCGGCGCCTGCGGGAAGCCCAGACCATAAACCGCTCGCTGCTGGCGCTGGGAGGCGTGATGGCCGCACTGCGGGCCCACCGGCCGCACGTGCCCTTCCGGGACTCGCAACTCACACGCCTGCTGCAGCCGGCCCTGGGCCCCGGCACCACTGCGGTGCTGCTGCTGCAGGTG CGCCGGGGCGGCGCAGGCGCGGGGCGGGTGTGTGCCTGCCGGTCGCCGCCCACCCGGGCCCGCCCACCCGCGCCTCTTGCCTACAGATCTCCACGCGGCCGGAGGACCTCGGGGAGACAGTCTGCTCACTCAAGTTCGCCGAGCGAGTGGGTCAAGTGGAGCTGGGGCCAGCCCGGCGCCGCAGGGTCCCGCGCTCCTCCGGGACACCCTCCTCCCTCAGTACCGACACTCCGCTCACCGGGACCCCCTGCACCCCTACGCCGTCCCCTGGCAGCCCTCCATGCCCCAGTCCTGACAACGGCTCGGGCTCGGCCCTCACGCCCGGAGAGGGCCTGCCCCTGTAGTCCTGAGTGGCGTCCCTGCCCATGGGGTCTCGGGCCAGGTCTCTGCTGGCAGAGGCGGTAG
- the FOXH1 gene encoding forkhead box protein H1, whose product MGPPEAESPSQPPKRRKKRYLRHDKPPYTYLAMIALVIQAAPSRRLKLAQIIRQVQAVFPFFREDYEGWKDSIRHNLSSNRCFRKVPKDPAKPQAKGNFWAVDVSLIPAEALRLQNTALCRRWQKGGARGAFAKDLGPYVLHGRPYRPPSPPPPPSEGFSIKSLLGGSGEGAPWPGLAPQSSPVPAGTGNSGEEAVPTPPLPSSERSLWSLCPLPGPTRVEGETLQGGDIGPSTLSPEPRAWPLHLLQGTSVPGGLSSGGHRASLWGQLPTSYLPIYTPNVVMPLAPPPTSCPQCPPSNSSAYWGVAPETQGPPGLLWDLDALFQGVPPNKSIYDVWVSHPRDLAAPGPGWLLSWCSL is encoded by the exons ATGGGGCCCCCAGAGGCAGAGTCGCCCTCCCAGCCCcccaagaggaggaagaagaggtacCTGCGACATGACAAGCCCCCCTACACCTACTTGGCCATGATCGCCTTGGTGATTCAGGCCGCACCCTCCCGCAGACTGAAGCTGGCCCAG ATCATCCGTCAGGTCCAGGCCGTGTTCCCCTTCTTCAGGGAAGACTACGAGGGCTGGAAAGACTCCATTCGCCACAACCTTTCCTCCAACCGATGCTTCCGCAAG GTGCCCAAGGACCCTGCAAAGCCCCAGGCCAAGGGCAACTTCTGGGCGGTCGACGTGAGCCTGATCCCAGCAGAGGCGCTAAGGCTGCAGAACACGGCCCTGTGCAGGCGCTGGCAGAAGGGAGGTGCGCGCGGAGCCTTCGCCAAGGACCTGGGCCCCTACGTGCTGCACGGCCGGCCCTACCGGCCGCCCAGTCCCCCGCCGCCACCCAGTGAGGGCTTCAGCATCAAGTCCCTGTTAGGGGGGTCTGGGGAGGGGGCACCCTGGCCGGGGCTAGCTCCACAGAGCAGCCCAGTTCCTGCAGGCACAGGGAACAGTGGGGAGGAGGCagtgcccaccccacccctgccctcttCTGAGAGGTCTCTGTGGTCCCTCTGCCCTCTTCCTGGCCCCACGAGAGTGGAGGGGGAGACTTTGCAGGGGGGAGACATCGGGCCCTCAACCCTCTCCCCAGAGCCTAGGGCCTGGCCTCTCCACTTACTGCAGGGCACCTCAGTTCCTGGGGGGCTGTCCAGCGGGGGACACAGGGCCTCCCTCTGGGGGCAGCTGCCCACTTCCTACTTGCCTATCTACACTCCCAATGTGGTAATgcccttggcaccaccacccacCTCCTGTCCCCAATGCCCACCATCAAACAGCTCTGCCTACTGGGGGGTGGCCCCTGAAACCCAAGGGCCCCCAGGGCTGCTCTGGGATCTAGATGCCCTCTTCCAGGGGGTGCCACCCAACAAAAGTATCTACGATGTTTGGGTCAGCCACCCTCGGGACCTGGCAGCCCCTGGCCCAGGCTGGCTGCTCTCCTGGTGCAGCCTGTGA